From Anaerohalosphaera lusitana, one genomic window encodes:
- a CDS encoding transglutaminase-like domain-containing protein, whose amino-acid sequence MFKKTITFFLLLAICSTPMLAAQSETAPADEEKIYFAVLVDGNKIGHAAMTRLQQDDRVTHTTQMSMTMNRMGTDVGISMSIKTVETSDGKPLSFESSMNAGGFGQQTTGRVNEDGNFVAEITSMGRTEEKIIPLPEDALMDEGIALYVKQHDFEEGDTFTVKYFDPSMLQVVPMHNKLGPIEQIDLFGKVIDARKIYSTIQAPTGSITTENHVVGDDMMPVKVVTAMMGMKLELISCTKEFALSPNDTLDFMNKMLIKSPTRLTNLGDKTRAVYTIESLKKGDLWIPAGPGQSVMQKANGSLIVEVTKATPAGGTFPYTGDDETLLAALESSRYVQSEDETIKQLAQQATKDCETTAQAVKKIERFVHGYITAKDLSVGYASAAEVAQSKQGDCTEHAVLTTAMCRAVGIPSRVVTGLLYVDGLFGSEQVFGGHAWSEAYVNGQWVGLDATRKASRGCSVGRIILGRGDGEPGDFLNIQNTLGYFRITAAQLE is encoded by the coding sequence ATGTTCAAAAAGACAATCACCTTCTTCCTGCTCCTCGCGATATGCTCAACCCCGATGCTCGCGGCCCAGTCCGAAACCGCCCCCGCCGATGAAGAAAAAATTTACTTCGCCGTCCTCGTCGACGGCAACAAGATCGGCCACGCCGCTATGACCCGCCTCCAGCAGGACGACCGCGTCACCCACACCACCCAAATGTCAATGACCATGAACCGAATGGGAACCGACGTCGGCATATCCATGTCCATCAAAACCGTCGAAACATCCGACGGCAAACCCCTCAGCTTCGAATCCAGCATGAACGCCGGCGGCTTCGGACAGCAAACCACCGGCCGCGTAAACGAAGACGGCAACTTCGTCGCCGAAATAACCTCCATGGGCCGAACCGAAGAAAAGATCATCCCCCTACCCGAAGATGCCCTCATGGACGAAGGCATAGCCCTCTACGTCAAGCAGCACGACTTTGAAGAAGGCGACACCTTCACCGTCAAGTATTTCGACCCCTCCATGCTCCAGGTCGTACCCATGCACAATAAGCTCGGCCCCATCGAACAGATCGACCTCTTCGGCAAGGTCATCGACGCCCGCAAAATATACAGCACCATCCAGGCTCCCACCGGCAGCATCACCACCGAAAACCACGTCGTAGGCGATGACATGATGCCCGTAAAAGTCGTCACCGCCATGATGGGCATGAAGCTCGAACTCATCTCCTGCACAAAAGAATTCGCACTCAGCCCAAACGACACCCTCGACTTCATGAACAAAATGCTCATCAAGAGCCCAACCCGCCTCACCAACCTCGGCGACAAAACCCGCGCTGTCTACACGATCGAATCCCTCAAAAAAGGCGACCTCTGGATCCCCGCGGGCCCAGGCCAAAGCGTCATGCAAAAAGCAAACGGAAGCCTCATCGTCGAAGTCACCAAAGCAACCCCCGCCGGCGGAACCTTCCCCTACACCGGCGATGACGAAACGCTTCTCGCCGCCCTCGAGTCCAGCCGATACGTCCAGTCCGAAGACGAAACCATAAAACAGCTCGCACAGCAGGCCACGAAGGACTGCGAAACCACCGCCCAGGCCGTCAAAAAGATCGAACGATTCGTCCACGGCTACATCACCGCAAAGGACCTCTCCGTAGGCTACGCATCCGCCGCCGAAGTCGCACAAAGCAAACAGGGCGACTGCACCGAACACGCCGTCCTCACCACCGCAATGTGCCGCGCCGTCGGAATCCCCTCACGCGTCGTCACCGGCCTGCTCTACGTCGACGGCCTCTTCGGCTCCGAACAGGTCTTCGGCGGACACGCATGGTCCGAAGCATACGTCAACGGCCAATGGGTCGGACTCGACGCCACCAGAAAAGCTTCCCGAGGCTGCTCCGTCGGCCGAATAATCCTCGGCAGAGGCGACGGCGAACCAGGCGACTTCCTCAACATCCAGAACACCCTCGGTTACTTCCGCATAACCGCCGCCCAGCTCGAATAA